The following proteins are encoded in a genomic region of Gimesia algae:
- the tal gene encoding transaldolase: MKATQKLHDLGQSLWLDNITRELLTSGTLQRYIDELSVTGLTSNPTIFDQAIKSSKSYDASIHAKLKKGEAGEQLFFELALDDITQAADLFRPVWEKTNGVDGWVSLEVSPLLAYDTTSTLKAAKDLHARAGRPNVLIKIPGTKEGLPAIEEAIFSGIPVNVTLLFSSEHYVAAAEAYLRGIERRIDAGLNPDVGSVTSLFISRWDRAVIDKVPESLQNQLGIAIAQRSYKAYRDLLNSPRWQRACNVGARPQRLLWASTGTKDPNASDILYIKSLASPFTVNTMPEQTLIAFADHGELDQMLPVDGGDCEAVLTEFAKFGVDNSALATQLQDEGAKSFVKSWNELMAEISDKSDSLVNADL, translated from the coding sequence ATGAAAGCAACTCAAAAACTCCACGATCTGGGACAAAGTCTCTGGCTCGACAATATTACGCGCGAACTGCTCACCAGTGGAACGCTCCAGCGCTACATCGACGAACTTTCGGTGACCGGGTTGACCTCGAATCCAACGATTTTCGATCAGGCCATCAAGAGCAGTAAATCATACGATGCCTCGATCCACGCAAAGCTTAAAAAAGGTGAGGCGGGAGAGCAACTATTTTTTGAACTCGCGCTCGATGACATCACTCAGGCTGCTGATCTGTTTCGACCGGTTTGGGAGAAGACGAACGGCGTGGATGGGTGGGTTTCCCTGGAGGTGTCGCCGCTTCTCGCATATGACACTACCAGTACTCTAAAAGCGGCCAAGGATCTACATGCTCGCGCGGGGCGACCGAATGTTTTGATTAAAATTCCCGGCACCAAAGAAGGCCTTCCGGCGATCGAAGAGGCGATTTTCTCCGGAATCCCTGTCAACGTCACGCTGCTGTTCTCGAGTGAGCACTATGTAGCTGCTGCCGAGGCTTACCTGCGGGGCATTGAACGACGGATTGACGCGGGCCTTAATCCTGACGTCGGTTCCGTAACCTCATTATTCATCAGCCGCTGGGACCGTGCCGTAATCGACAAGGTCCCCGAATCACTGCAAAACCAGTTGGGCATCGCTATCGCCCAGCGCAGCTACAAAGCATATAGAGACTTGCTGAATTCGCCACGGTGGCAACGTGCCTGTAACGTTGGTGCCCGGCCGCAACGATTGCTCTGGGCAAGTACGGGAACCAAAGACCCTAATGCCTCTGACATTTTGTATATCAAGTCCCTTGCATCCCCTTTTACGGTGAATACGATGCCGGAGCAAACTTTGATCGCTTTTGCTGATCATGGTGAATTAGACCAGATGCTTCCGGTAGATGGCGGCGACTGCGAGGCTGTTTTAACGGAGTTTGCCAAGTTTGGAGTCGATAACAGCGCCCTGGCCACCCAGCTTCAGGATGAAGGAGCAAAGTCATTCGTGAAGTCCTGGAACGAACTCATGGCGGAAATTTCTGACAAAAGTGACTCACTTGTGAATGCCGATCTATGA
- the tkt gene encoding transketolase codes for MTPSAISPESLDELCVNTLRLLAVDMVQKAGSGHPGLPLGSAAMAYTLWDRFLRFNPADPNWPDRDRFVLSAGHGSALLYAMLHVTGFDLPLDELKRFRQWGSRTAGHPEHGMTPGVEATTGPLGQGFANAVGMAIVETHLAARFNRPDHTIVDHFTYVLASDGDLMEGISSEAGSLAGHLGLGKLVVLYADNHITIEGDTELTFTEDRGARFAAFGWQIQHVADGNDLASVAHAIQAARDEKDRPSLIAVRTHIGYGSPHKQDSAAAHGEPLGEDEVRLTKERLGWPTESSFHLPPDALDHFRQAVTRGKTWQAEWAACFEAYGKAYPDLAQEFDRVMRGELPAGWDAALPTFPSEKGPLATRAASGQCINALAPGLPELMGGSADLAPSTQTFMEGVGTFQSNERAGRNMHFGIREHSMGAILNGMALHHGLIPYGATFLIFSDYMRPPIRLAAMNHLPVIYVFTHDSIGMGEDGSTHQPVEQLLCLRSIPSLFVIRPADANETVAAWRIAVGRRNGPVALVLTRQKLPVLDPNDYQSVPVGVSHGGYVLADAAGDETPDLILVGTGSEVHLALEARKVLAGEGVRAQVVSLPCWELFMTQPETHRHQVIIPGVPLLSIEAGSTLGWESYFSPQTAAIGVDHFGASAPGEVVMREYGFTVENVCERARALLQQPKERR; via the coding sequence ATGACCCCCTCCGCTATTTCTCCAGAGTCTCTGGACGAGCTTTGTGTTAATACGTTGCGTCTTCTGGCGGTGGATATGGTGCAGAAGGCTGGATCAGGCCATCCGGGCCTGCCACTGGGGTCTGCCGCTATGGCCTATACTTTGTGGGACCGCTTTCTCCGGTTCAATCCGGCCGATCCGAACTGGCCTGACCGCGATCGCTTTGTGCTCTCAGCCGGCCACGGCAGCGCGCTACTCTACGCGATGCTTCATGTTACCGGATTTGATCTGCCACTGGATGAACTGAAACGCTTTCGGCAGTGGGGCAGCCGAACCGCGGGGCATCCGGAGCACGGAATGACTCCGGGAGTGGAAGCCACCACCGGTCCGTTGGGTCAGGGGTTTGCCAACGCTGTCGGGATGGCGATTGTTGAGACCCATCTGGCGGCCCGGTTCAACCGGCCGGATCACACTATCGTGGATCACTTTACTTACGTCCTCGCCAGTGACGGCGACCTGATGGAAGGCATCTCCTCGGAAGCCGGTTCCCTGGCCGGCCACCTCGGGCTGGGGAAGTTAGTCGTCCTATATGCCGACAATCACATCACGATCGAAGGGGACACGGAACTCACCTTCACCGAAGACCGCGGGGCTCGCTTCGCTGCCTTCGGCTGGCAGATCCAGCATGTCGCGGATGGCAACGACCTCGCGTCCGTCGCTCATGCGATTCAGGCAGCGCGGGACGAGAAAGACCGGCCTTCGCTGATCGCCGTTCGCACACACATCGGCTATGGAAGCCCGCACAAGCAGGACTCTGCAGCGGCCCATGGCGAGCCTTTGGGCGAGGATGAAGTGCGTCTGACCAAGGAGCGTCTGGGCTGGCCGACAGAATCATCTTTTCATCTCCCCCCGGACGCCCTGGACCATTTCCGGCAGGCAGTCACCAGGGGAAAGACATGGCAGGCTGAATGGGCGGCTTGTTTTGAGGCGTATGGGAAGGCGTATCCCGATCTGGCCCAGGAGTTCGACCGGGTCATGCGCGGAGAGCTTCCTGCAGGCTGGGACGCGGCCCTGCCGACTTTCCCGTCAGAGAAAGGGCCGCTGGCAACCCGTGCCGCATCGGGTCAGTGTATTAACGCTCTTGCACCGGGCTTGCCCGAGTTGATGGGCGGTTCCGCCGACCTGGCCCCCAGCACACAAACGTTCATGGAGGGGGTCGGCACCTTTCAGTCGAATGAGCGAGCGGGACGGAACATGCATTTCGGCATCCGCGAGCACTCCATGGGGGCGATCCTCAACGGCATGGCGCTGCACCACGGACTTATTCCCTACGGTGCCACATTTCTGATTTTCAGCGATTACATGCGACCACCTATCCGGCTGGCGGCGATGAATCATCTGCCGGTGATTTACGTTTTCACCCACGACAGTATCGGTATGGGTGAGGACGGTTCGACTCATCAACCGGTCGAGCAACTCCTCTGTCTGCGTTCCATTCCAAGTCTGTTTGTTATCCGTCCTGCCGACGCCAACGAGACCGTTGCCGCCTGGCGTATCGCCGTTGGTCGCCGGAATGGTCCGGTGGCGTTGGTGTTGACCAGACAGAAACTCCCTGTCCTTGATCCGAATGATTATCAGAGTGTCCCGGTTGGGGTATCGCACGGCGGTTATGTTCTGGCGGACGCTGCCGGGGATGAAACCCCCGATCTGATCCTCGTGGGGACGGGGTCTGAAGTTCATCTTGCACTGGAAGCTCGGAAGGTTCTGGCCGGTGAAGGAGTCCGCGCACAGGTTGTCAGCCTGCCCTGCTGGGAATTGTTCATGACTCAACCGGAGACACACCGGCATCAGGTCATCATCCCCGGTGTACCTCTACTTTCCATCGAGGCCGGCTCGACTTTGGGTTGGGAGTCATATTTTAGCCCCCAGACCGCCGCGATCGGCGTCGATCACTTTGGTGCATCGGCGCCGGGAGAGGTCGTGATGCGGGAATACGGTTTCACAGTCGAAAACGTCTGCGAGCGGGCGAGGGCCTTGCTGCAGCAACCGAAGGAGAGGCGATAA
- a CDS encoding polyphosphate kinase 2 family protein, whose product MNQLQQFQVVPKATIKLKDIDSGFKDHHESHKEATGEIELLQSRLRELQELLYADGRSSLLICLQGMDTGGKDGTINHILAAMNPQGCRVEGFRQPSAHELSHDFLWRIHQAAPARGEVAIFNRSHYEDVLIVRVHNLVPQAVWSRRYDQINAFENSLVEHDTHILKFYLHISKEEQLKRFKERLDDPTKQWKISEADYKERLYWDDYIAAYEEALSRCSMEYAPWFVIPADHKWFRNLAVARIVVEYLEGLNMQRPEPRVDLEHIRREYHAAKES is encoded by the coding sequence ATGAACCAGCTGCAACAGTTTCAAGTAGTGCCCAAAGCCACGATCAAACTCAAAGACATCGACTCGGGTTTCAAAGATCACCACGAGAGTCACAAGGAAGCGACCGGGGAGATTGAGCTACTCCAGAGCAGGCTGCGCGAACTGCAGGAGTTGCTCTACGCGGATGGACGGTCTTCCCTCCTGATCTGCCTGCAGGGGATGGACACGGGTGGCAAAGACGGGACGATCAATCACATCCTGGCTGCGATGAATCCCCAGGGCTGTCGTGTGGAGGGATTCCGGCAGCCTTCTGCTCACGAATTATCGCACGACTTCCTGTGGAGGATTCACCAGGCCGCACCAGCCAGAGGGGAAGTGGCTATTTTCAACCGCTCCCACTACGAGGATGTGCTCATCGTCCGTGTTCACAATTTGGTCCCACAAGCAGTTTGGTCCCGACGTTACGACCAAATTAATGCGTTCGAGAACAGCCTCGTCGAACACGATACGCACATTCTCAAGTTCTACTTGCACATCTCCAAAGAAGAGCAACTGAAACGCTTCAAAGAGCGACTGGATGACCCCACGAAACAATGGAAGATCAGCGAGGCCGACTACAAGGAGCGACTCTATTGGGACGATTACATAGCAGCCTATGAGGAGGCTTTGTCTCGTTGTAGCATGGAATACGCGCCCTGGTTCGTCATTCCTGCCGACCACAAGTGGTTCCGTAACCTCGCCGTGGCCCGGATCGTGGTTGAATACCTGGAAGGACTAAATATGCAGCGTCCCGAACCCAGGGTTGATCTGGAGCACATTCGCCGCGAGTACCACGCAGCAAAGGAGTCATGA
- a CDS encoding RpiB/LacA/LacB family sugar-phosphate isomerase, with protein sequence MRIGLAADHGGFALKGEIIAFLRDAGHEVVDFGARDLTPEDDYPDYIVPLARAVAKGEVERGVAFCGSGVGASIAANKVPGVRAGLIHDGYSAHQGVEDDDMNVLCLGSRVIGVELAKELVHFFLNANFSGYERHRRRLDKVAALERENLL encoded by the coding sequence ATGCGTATCGGACTGGCCGCCGACCATGGCGGATTTGCGCTCAAGGGAGAGATCATCGCGTTCCTGCGGGATGCGGGCCATGAGGTGGTAGACTTCGGCGCACGCGACTTGACGCCCGAGGATGATTACCCTGATTACATCGTGCCTCTGGCACGGGCAGTGGCAAAAGGCGAAGTCGAACGGGGAGTTGCATTCTGCGGCAGCGGCGTCGGTGCGTCCATCGCTGCTAACAAGGTGCCCGGTGTTCGTGCTGGACTGATCCACGACGGCTACTCCGCCCACCAGGGAGTCGAGGACGACGACATGAACGTTCTCTGTCTGGGTAGTCGCGTGATTGGCGTTGAACTCGCCAAAGAACTGGTACACTTCTTTCTGAATGCGAATTTCAGCGGTTATGAGAGACACCGACGAAGATTGGATAAAGTTGCCGCGCTGGAACGTGAAAATCTCCTTTGA
- a CDS encoding plasma-membrane proton-efflux P-type ATPase yields the protein MNAQSNKDLPKGAKSKLDTKDDLKSLPLPEVEKKLESSPDGLTQAEAEKRLAHYGPNEITEKETSPLLQFLSYFWGPIPWMIEAAVILSAIAQHWADFFIILILLVANAVVGFWEEYQAGNAIAALKAKLAIKTRVKRDGKWVTPAASTLVPGDAIRVRLGDIVPADVRLLEGDPIEVDQSALTGESLPATCKTGETVFSGSIVRQGEMGAMVYATGANTYFGKTARLVQEAHTTSHFQRAVLKIGNYLIILASVLVAIIILVGIFRGEPLLSAEPPQTPVLLFALILTVAAIPVAMPTVLSVTMAVGARQLARKEAIVTRLAAIEELAGVDILCSDKTGTLTQNKLTMGDPFSVNGTPIEEIILNAALASRAENNDTIDLAVLGGLQDKDSLKAYEVVHFQPFDPVHKRTEATIKGADGTEFRVTKGAPQVILALSVNAVQVTSAVDEAVNEFAARGFRSLGVARADQEGQWQFLGVLPLFDPPREQAKETIATTRHMGVNVKMVTGDALAIARETASKLGLGTNILDASGFGNTKHYETGQLAESIEKADGFAQVFPEHKFHIVDVLQKRGHIVGMTGDGVNDAPALKKADCGIAVSGATDAARAAADIVLMTPGLSVIIDAVKESRKIFQRMNSYAIYRIAETIRVLLLMTLSILIFKFYPVTAVMIVMLALLNDGAILSIAYDNVRYKRTPEAWNMRIVLGIATVLGAAGVFASFGLFYLGERVFYLDHEVIQSLIYLKLSVAGHLTIFVTRTRGPFWTIRPARILWVAVLGTQILATLIAVYGVFMAPLGWGWALFIWGYALAWFLVNDRVKLWAYQIFDPNAAPLLEKNPDGVSR from the coding sequence ATGAATGCGCAATCTAATAAAGACCTGCCCAAGGGGGCCAAATCGAAGCTCGACACAAAAGACGATCTGAAATCCCTGCCTCTGCCGGAAGTAGAAAAAAAACTGGAATCATCTCCGGACGGACTCACGCAAGCCGAGGCAGAGAAACGGCTGGCCCACTATGGTCCGAACGAGATTACAGAAAAAGAAACCAGTCCGCTGCTGCAATTTCTGAGCTATTTCTGGGGACCGATCCCCTGGATGATCGAAGCGGCTGTGATTCTGTCGGCAATTGCTCAGCATTGGGCGGATTTTTTCATCATTCTGATCCTCTTAGTGGCCAATGCGGTGGTAGGGTTCTGGGAAGAGTATCAGGCGGGCAATGCCATCGCCGCGCTCAAGGCGAAGCTGGCGATCAAGACCCGGGTTAAGCGTGATGGAAAGTGGGTTACCCCGGCAGCGAGTACGCTGGTACCGGGCGACGCCATCCGTGTGCGTCTGGGTGACATCGTGCCTGCGGATGTGCGCTTGCTGGAGGGAGACCCCATCGAAGTGGATCAATCCGCGTTGACGGGAGAATCGTTGCCCGCCACTTGCAAAACAGGTGAAACGGTATTTTCCGGCTCAATCGTCCGCCAGGGAGAAATGGGCGCGATGGTCTATGCCACGGGGGCAAACACCTACTTCGGTAAGACGGCACGACTGGTACAGGAAGCGCACACGACCAGTCACTTCCAACGCGCTGTGCTGAAGATCGGCAACTACCTGATCATCCTCGCGTCAGTACTGGTAGCGATCATCATCCTGGTCGGAATCTTCCGTGGCGAACCGCTGCTCTCCGCGGAACCTCCACAGACCCCCGTCTTGCTGTTCGCTCTCATCCTGACGGTCGCGGCCATTCCCGTGGCCATGCCCACTGTACTGTCGGTGACGATGGCTGTCGGCGCACGTCAGCTGGCCAGGAAAGAAGCGATTGTCACCCGTCTGGCGGCCATCGAGGAATTGGCGGGCGTCGATATACTCTGCTCGGACAAGACCGGCACCCTGACCCAGAACAAGCTGACGATGGGCGATCCGTTCAGCGTGAACGGCACCCCAATTGAAGAAATCATTCTCAATGCTGCACTGGCATCTCGCGCGGAAAACAATGACACCATCGATCTGGCTGTTCTGGGTGGCCTGCAAGACAAGGATTCGTTAAAGGCTTATGAAGTAGTTCATTTCCAGCCGTTCGACCCGGTCCATAAACGCACCGAGGCCACCATCAAGGGTGCGGACGGAACCGAGTTTAGGGTGACCAAGGGCGCGCCGCAGGTGATTCTGGCCTTGTCAGTCAATGCTGTGCAGGTGACGTCCGCCGTCGACGAGGCCGTCAACGAATTCGCGGCTCGTGGCTTCCGCTCCCTGGGCGTGGCGCGGGCAGATCAGGAAGGTCAATGGCAGTTTCTCGGAGTGTTGCCCTTATTTGATCCACCGCGCGAGCAAGCCAAGGAAACCATCGCAACCACGCGCCATATGGGCGTAAATGTCAAGATGGTAACGGGCGATGCGCTGGCGATTGCACGCGAAACTGCCAGCAAGCTGGGGTTGGGCACCAACATCCTTGATGCCAGCGGTTTCGGCAACACCAAACATTACGAGACGGGGCAGTTAGCTGAGTCCATCGAAAAAGCGGATGGCTTCGCCCAGGTCTTCCCCGAACACAAATTTCACATTGTGGATGTCCTGCAGAAACGCGGTCACATCGTCGGAATGACGGGCGACGGGGTGAACGATGCGCCGGCACTTAAGAAAGCCGATTGCGGCATTGCCGTCTCCGGTGCGACGGATGCAGCCCGCGCAGCGGCGGACATTGTACTGATGACGCCCGGCCTGTCGGTAATCATCGATGCTGTCAAAGAGAGTCGGAAGATCTTTCAGCGAATGAACAGCTATGCGATTTACCGCATCGCCGAAACGATTCGCGTCCTGTTGCTGATGACGCTTTCCATCCTGATCTTCAAGTTCTACCCGGTCACAGCGGTGATGATCGTGATGCTGGCGTTGCTCAACGACGGTGCCATCCTGTCGATTGCGTATGACAACGTGCGCTATAAGAGGACCCCAGAGGCCTGGAACATGCGGATAGTGCTGGGCATCGCCACGGTCTTGGGGGCGGCGGGCGTGTTTGCATCGTTCGGGCTATTTTATCTGGGAGAACGCGTGTTCTATCTCGATCATGAAGTGATCCAGTCGCTGATTTACTTGAAACTCTCCGTGGCGGGACACCTGACGATTTTTGTCACGCGCACACGCGGCCCGTTCTGGACAATACGTCCCGCGCGGATTCTGTGGGTAGCTGTGCTCGGCACGCAAATCTTGGCAACTCTGATTGCGGTGTATGGAGTGTTCATGGCGCCCCTCGGCTGGGGCTGGGCGTTGTTCATCTGGGGGTATGCCCTGGCGTGGTTCCTAGTGAATGACCGTGTGAAACTGTGGGCATATCAAATCTTCGATCCCAATGCCGCGCCCCTGTTAGAGAAGAATCCTGATGGAGTTTCAAGATGA
- the pgi gene encoding glucose-6-phosphate isomerase: MTISAPSLSECAAWKSLETHYEEVQNLHLRKLFADDPARGERLTVEALGLYLDYSKNRITDETFKLLLELAEETDLRARIDAMFRGDKINLTENRAVLHVALRAPKGASILVDGENVVPQVHAVLDKMVDFSNRVRCGEWLGHTSQRIRNVINIGIGGSDLGPVMAYEALKFYSDRNITFRFVSNVDGTDLAEATRDLDPAETLFIISSKTFTTSETMTNAHSARDWLLEGLGGDTKAVAKHFVAVSTNATKVSEFGIDTGNMFEFWDWVGGRYSMDSAIGLSTMLAIGSEYFLAMLDGFHQMDEHFRTAPFEQNLPVLLGLLTIWYTDFFNAQTVAILPYEQYLKRFPAYLQQLTMESSGKHVTLNGTHVDYDTGPIYWGEPGTNGQHSFYQLIHQGTRLIPCDFIAFGQPLNPLGRHHDMLLANVFAQAETLAFGKTSEQVQAEGTADWLVPHRVFEGNRPSNTILLERLTPETLGKLIALYEHSVFTQGAIWNIDSFDQWGVELGKAMAQRITPELESQTEPELNHDSSTNCLIRCYRKLKKN, from the coding sequence ATGACGATCAGTGCCCCATCACTTTCAGAGTGCGCGGCGTGGAAGAGCCTCGAAACCCACTATGAGGAGGTCCAGAACCTGCATCTCCGGAAGCTCTTTGCCGACGATCCCGCGCGCGGCGAGCGGTTGACGGTCGAGGCTCTGGGGCTCTATCTCGACTACTCGAAGAATCGTATCACTGATGAAACCTTCAAGCTTCTGTTGGAGCTGGCAGAAGAAACGGACTTGCGCGCACGGATTGACGCCATGTTTCGGGGTGACAAAATCAATCTGACAGAAAACCGGGCTGTTCTGCATGTGGCTTTGCGGGCACCAAAAGGGGCAAGCATTCTTGTGGACGGCGAAAATGTGGTTCCCCAAGTTCACGCCGTACTAGACAAGATGGTTGATTTCTCAAATCGGGTCCGGTGCGGCGAGTGGCTGGGCCACACCAGCCAGCGGATCCGCAACGTCATCAATATCGGTATCGGCGGCTCTGACCTCGGGCCGGTGATGGCGTACGAAGCACTCAAGTTTTACAGCGACCGCAATATAACTTTCCGGTTCGTTTCCAACGTCGACGGCACCGATCTGGCGGAAGCAACTCGCGACCTCGATCCGGCAGAAACATTGTTTATCATTTCCTCAAAAACCTTTACCACATCGGAAACGATGACCAATGCTCACAGTGCGCGCGACTGGTTGCTGGAAGGTCTCGGCGGTGATACAAAAGCGGTCGCTAAGCATTTTGTCGCCGTTTCGACGAATGCCACGAAAGTTTCGGAGTTCGGCATCGATACCGGAAATATGTTCGAGTTCTGGGACTGGGTCGGCGGACGCTATTCCATGGACTCAGCAATTGGTCTTTCGACGATGCTGGCGATTGGCTCTGAGTACTTTCTGGCGATGCTGGACGGCTTTCATCAGATGGACGAGCACTTCCGCACGGCGCCGTTCGAACAAAACTTGCCGGTGCTTTTAGGTCTGTTGACAATCTGGTACACCGACTTCTTCAACGCACAGACCGTGGCCATCCTGCCTTATGAACAGTATCTGAAGCGATTCCCGGCCTATCTGCAGCAATTGACGATGGAGAGTAGCGGAAAACATGTCACGCTCAATGGGACCCACGTTGATTACGACACCGGGCCGATTTACTGGGGTGAACCAGGCACCAACGGCCAGCATTCATTTTACCAGTTAATTCATCAGGGCACCCGGCTCATCCCTTGCGACTTCATCGCGTTTGGCCAACCACTCAACCCGCTCGGGCGGCATCACGATATGCTCCTGGCGAACGTCTTCGCTCAAGCTGAGACGCTGGCCTTTGGTAAGACGTCCGAGCAGGTCCAGGCGGAGGGCACGGCGGACTGGCTTGTGCCTCATCGGGTATTCGAAGGCAACCGCCCGTCGAACACGATCCTCCTTGAGCGACTCACGCCGGAAACACTCGGTAAGCTGATCGCGCTCTACGAACATTCAGTTTTCACCCAGGGCGCTATCTGGAATATCGACTCGTTCGACCAGTGGGGTGTCGAGCTCGGCAAGGCGATGGCTCAGCGTATTACTCCGGAGCTTGAGAGCCAGACAGAACCAGAACTCAATCACGATTCCTCAACGAATTGTCTCATTCGTTGCTACAGGAAGCTTAAGAAGAACTGA